A single window of Lagopus muta isolate bLagMut1 chromosome 23, bLagMut1 primary, whole genome shotgun sequence DNA harbors:
- the AZIN2 gene encoding antizyme inhibitor 2 isoform X6 produces MTFDNEVELGKVARSHPQARMLLGIAADPSPSAHPSMMFGATLKSCRRLLESAKEQDVEVVGISLLNRGCALSFHLGSHSLEPQVFAQAVAEARLAFDVGTELGYQMHLLDIGGGFPGTEDTRAQFEEIAAVINSALDMYFPEGCGVEIVATPGRYYVTSAFTFAASITGKEEVPMEQPGSDGEESGSKRSLVYHLSDGIYGTFSCVLFDSPCPKPLLHKKPCQEHPLCSSSLRGPLGHAEDQITNDAELPELQDGDWLIFQDMGAYTIATSSLCSGCPRPHVTYAMSRLAWKALQLLQGKPPPAEDDHESACTPLSCGWEMVESLCVPPVFTPASII; encoded by the exons ATGACCTTCGACAACGAGGTGGAGCTGGGCAAGGTGGCCAGGAGCCACCCACAAGCTAG GATGCTTTTGGGTATTGCTGCTGACCCCAGCCCTTCTGCCCATCCAAGCATGATGTTTGGGGCCACGCTCAAGTCCTGCCGGCGCCTGCTAGAGTCAGCGAAGGAGCAAGATGTGGAGGTTGTTGGCATCAG CCTTCTGAACAGAGGCTGTGCCCTCAGCTTTCACCTTGGGAGCCACAGCCTGGAGCCCCAGGTTTTTGCCCAGGCTGTCGCAGAGGCACGGCTGGCATTTGatgtgggcacagagctgggctaCCAAATGCACCTCCTGGACATCGGAGGGGGATTTCCTGGCACCGAGGACACCAGAGCCCAGTTTGAGGAG ATTGCTGCTGTGATAAACTCTGCACTGGACATGTATTTCccagaaggctgtggggtggagATTGTTGCCACACCGGGGCGATACTATGTCACCTCAGCCTTCACCTTTGCAGCCAGCATCACTGGCAAGGAAGAGGTTCCCATGGAGCAGCCAGGCTCTGATG GGGAAGAGTCTGGCAGCAAGAGGAGCCTTGTCTATCACCTCAGCGATGGCATCTACGGTACCTTCAGCTGTGTCCTGTTTGACAGTCCCTGCCCCAAGCCTCTGCTGCACAAG AAGCCCTGCCAAGAGCACCCcttgtgcagcagcagcctcagggGTCCCCTGGGGCACGCAGAGGACCAGATTACCAATGATGCGgagctgcctgagctgcaggatggggacTGGCTGATTTTCCAGGACATGGGTGCCTACACCATCGCAACTTCATCCCTGTGCAGTGGGTGTCCCCGGCCACACGTCACCTATGCCATGTCCCGCCTGGCCTG GAAGgccctccagctcctccaggggAAGCCACCGCCGGCAGAAGATGACCATGAGAGCGCCTGCACTCCGCTCTCATGCGGctgggagatggtggagtccCTCTGCGTTCCCCCGGTCTTCACCCCAGCCAGCATCATCTGA
- the AZIN2 gene encoding antizyme inhibitor 2 isoform X2, whose protein sequence is MQAKADTGHLHVWQGWLCCWETLAAARQRAESVPDISLPTSPGQHPYQAGAAQLLSAQSLVALEAVLQSVLQIEEPEPLEEASRWRCHTLTMNGYLNESNFTMVEEGFTSRDLLESTLLELCQAGDRQAFFVADLGDIVKKHVRFLKALPRVKPYFPVRCNSSGAVIRLLAELGAGFACANKTEIAEVQSIGVPADRIFYSSPCKQVAHVKYAASHGVQLMTFDNEVELGKVARSHPQARMLLGIAADPSPSAHPSMMFGATLKSCRRLLESAKEQDVEVVGISLLNRGCALSFHLGSHSLEPQVFAQAVAEARLAFDVGTELGYQMHLLDIGGGFPGTEDTRAQFEEIAAVINSALDMYFPEGCGVEIVATPGRYYVTSAFTFAASITGKEEVPMEQPGSDGEESGSKRSLVYHLSDGIYGTFSCVLFDSPCPKPLLHKKPCQEHPLCSSSLRGPLGHAEDQITNDAELPELQDGDWLIFQDMGAYTIATSSLCSGCPRPHVTYAMSRLAWKALQLLQGKPPPAEDDHESACTPLSCGWEMVESLCVPPVFTPASII, encoded by the exons ATGCAGGCAAAGGCAGACACAGGGCATCTGCATGTTTGGcagggctggctctgctgctgggaaacGCTGGCAGCAGCACGACAGAGGGCAGAGTCAGTCCCTGACATCTCCCTGCCCACCTCCCCTGGCCAACATCCCTACCAGGCAGGCGCTGCTCAGCTTTTATCTGCACAAAGCCTCGTTGCCCTGGAAGCGGTGCTTCAGAG cgTGCTGCAGATTGAGGAGCCGGAGCCGCTCGAGGAGGCTTCGCGCTGGCGTTGTCACACCTTGACCATGAACGGGTACCTGAACGAATCCAATTTCACGATGGTGGAGGAGGGCTTCACCAGCAGGGACCTCCTGGAGAGCaccctgctggagctgtgccaggcG GGTGACCGGCAGGCCTTCTTCGTGGCAGACCTCGGGGACATCGTGAAGAAACACGTGCGCTTCCTGAAGGCCTTGCCCCGCGTGAAGCCCTACTTCCCCGTGAGGTGCAACAGCAGCGGAGCGGTGATCcggctgctggctgagctggggGCGGGCTTTGCCTGCGCCAACAAG ACAGAGATTGCAGAGGTTCAAAGCATCGGGGTCCCAGCTGACAGGATTTTCTACAGCAGCCCTTGCAAGCAGGTTGCCCACGTCAAATATGCAGCCAGCCACGGTGTGCAGCTGATGACCTTCGACAACGAGGTGGAGCTGGGCAAGGTGGCCAGGAGCCACCCACAAGCTAG GATGCTTTTGGGTATTGCTGCTGACCCCAGCCCTTCTGCCCATCCAAGCATGATGTTTGGGGCCACGCTCAAGTCCTGCCGGCGCCTGCTAGAGTCAGCGAAGGAGCAAGATGTGGAGGTTGTTGGCATCAG CCTTCTGAACAGAGGCTGTGCCCTCAGCTTTCACCTTGGGAGCCACAGCCTGGAGCCCCAGGTTTTTGCCCAGGCTGTCGCAGAGGCACGGCTGGCATTTGatgtgggcacagagctgggctaCCAAATGCACCTCCTGGACATCGGAGGGGGATTTCCTGGCACCGAGGACACCAGAGCCCAGTTTGAGGAG ATTGCTGCTGTGATAAACTCTGCACTGGACATGTATTTCccagaaggctgtggggtggagATTGTTGCCACACCGGGGCGATACTATGTCACCTCAGCCTTCACCTTTGCAGCCAGCATCACTGGCAAGGAAGAGGTTCCCATGGAGCAGCCAGGCTCTGATG GGGAAGAGTCTGGCAGCAAGAGGAGCCTTGTCTATCACCTCAGCGATGGCATCTACGGTACCTTCAGCTGTGTCCTGTTTGACAGTCCCTGCCCCAAGCCTCTGCTGCACAAG AAGCCCTGCCAAGAGCACCCcttgtgcagcagcagcctcagggGTCCCCTGGGGCACGCAGAGGACCAGATTACCAATGATGCGgagctgcctgagctgcaggatggggacTGGCTGATTTTCCAGGACATGGGTGCCTACACCATCGCAACTTCATCCCTGTGCAGTGGGTGTCCCCGGCCACACGTCACCTATGCCATGTCCCGCCTGGCCTG GAAGgccctccagctcctccaggggAAGCCACCGCCGGCAGAAGATGACCATGAGAGCGCCTGCACTCCGCTCTCATGCGGctgggagatggtggagtccCTCTGCGTTCCCCCGGTCTTCACCCCAGCCAGCATCATCTGA
- the AZIN2 gene encoding antizyme inhibitor 2 isoform X3, which produces MQAKADTGHLHVWQGWLCCWETLAAARQRAESVPDISLPTSPGQHPYQAGAAQLLSAQSLVALEAVLQSVLQIEEPEPLEEASRWRCHTLTMNGYLNESNFTMVEEGFTSRDLLESTLLELCQAGDRQAFFVADLGDIVKKHVRFLKALPRVKPYFPVRCNSSGAVIRLLAELGAGFACANKTEIAEVQSIGVPADRIFYSSPCKQVAHVKYAASHGVQLMTFDNEVELGKVARSHPQARMLLGIAADPSPSAHPSMMFGATLKSCRRLLESAKEQDVEVVGISLLNRGCALSFHLGSHSLEPQVFAQAVAEARLAFDVGTELGYQMHLLDIGGGFPGTEDTRAQFEEIAAVINSALDMYFPEGCGVEIVATPGRYYVTSAFTFAASITGKEEVPMEQPGSDESGSKRSLVYHLSDGIYGTFSCVLFDSPCPKPLLHKKPCQEHPLCSSSLRGPLGHAEDQITNDAELPELQDGDWLIFQDMGAYTIATSSLCSGCPRPHVTYAMSRLAWKALQLLQGKPPPAEDDHESACTPLSCGWEMVESLCVPPVFTPASII; this is translated from the exons ATGCAGGCAAAGGCAGACACAGGGCATCTGCATGTTTGGcagggctggctctgctgctgggaaacGCTGGCAGCAGCACGACAGAGGGCAGAGTCAGTCCCTGACATCTCCCTGCCCACCTCCCCTGGCCAACATCCCTACCAGGCAGGCGCTGCTCAGCTTTTATCTGCACAAAGCCTCGTTGCCCTGGAAGCGGTGCTTCAGAG cgTGCTGCAGATTGAGGAGCCGGAGCCGCTCGAGGAGGCTTCGCGCTGGCGTTGTCACACCTTGACCATGAACGGGTACCTGAACGAATCCAATTTCACGATGGTGGAGGAGGGCTTCACCAGCAGGGACCTCCTGGAGAGCaccctgctggagctgtgccaggcG GGTGACCGGCAGGCCTTCTTCGTGGCAGACCTCGGGGACATCGTGAAGAAACACGTGCGCTTCCTGAAGGCCTTGCCCCGCGTGAAGCCCTACTTCCCCGTGAGGTGCAACAGCAGCGGAGCGGTGATCcggctgctggctgagctggggGCGGGCTTTGCCTGCGCCAACAAG ACAGAGATTGCAGAGGTTCAAAGCATCGGGGTCCCAGCTGACAGGATTTTCTACAGCAGCCCTTGCAAGCAGGTTGCCCACGTCAAATATGCAGCCAGCCACGGTGTGCAGCTGATGACCTTCGACAACGAGGTGGAGCTGGGCAAGGTGGCCAGGAGCCACCCACAAGCTAG GATGCTTTTGGGTATTGCTGCTGACCCCAGCCCTTCTGCCCATCCAAGCATGATGTTTGGGGCCACGCTCAAGTCCTGCCGGCGCCTGCTAGAGTCAGCGAAGGAGCAAGATGTGGAGGTTGTTGGCATCAG CCTTCTGAACAGAGGCTGTGCCCTCAGCTTTCACCTTGGGAGCCACAGCCTGGAGCCCCAGGTTTTTGCCCAGGCTGTCGCAGAGGCACGGCTGGCATTTGatgtgggcacagagctgggctaCCAAATGCACCTCCTGGACATCGGAGGGGGATTTCCTGGCACCGAGGACACCAGAGCCCAGTTTGAGGAG ATTGCTGCTGTGATAAACTCTGCACTGGACATGTATTTCccagaaggctgtggggtggagATTGTTGCCACACCGGGGCGATACTATGTCACCTCAGCCTTCACCTTTGCAGCCAGCATCACTGGCAAGGAAGAGGTTCCCATGGAGCAGCCAGGCTCTGATG AGTCTGGCAGCAAGAGGAGCCTTGTCTATCACCTCAGCGATGGCATCTACGGTACCTTCAGCTGTGTCCTGTTTGACAGTCCCTGCCCCAAGCCTCTGCTGCACAAG AAGCCCTGCCAAGAGCACCCcttgtgcagcagcagcctcagggGTCCCCTGGGGCACGCAGAGGACCAGATTACCAATGATGCGgagctgcctgagctgcaggatggggacTGGCTGATTTTCCAGGACATGGGTGCCTACACCATCGCAACTTCATCCCTGTGCAGTGGGTGTCCCCGGCCACACGTCACCTATGCCATGTCCCGCCTGGCCTG GAAGgccctccagctcctccaggggAAGCCACCGCCGGCAGAAGATGACCATGAGAGCGCCTGCACTCCGCTCTCATGCGGctgggagatggtggagtccCTCTGCGTTCCCCCGGTCTTCACCCCAGCCAGCATCATCTGA
- the AZIN2 gene encoding antizyme inhibitor 2 isoform X5: protein MSDQLPGTRVLQIEEPEPLEEASRWRCHTLTMNGYLNESNFTMVEEGFTSRDLLESTLLELCQAGDRQAFFVADLGDIVKKHVRFLKALPRVKPYFPVRCNSSGAVIRLLAELGAGFACANKTEIAEVQSIGVPADRIFYSSPCKQVAHVKYAASHGVQLMTFDNEVELGKVARSHPQARMLLGIAADPSPSAHPSMMFGATLKSCRRLLESAKEQDVEVVGISFHLGSHSLEPQVFAQAVAEARLAFDVGTELGYQMHLLDIGGGFPGTEDTRAQFEEIAAVINSALDMYFPEGCGVEIVATPGRYYVTSAFTFAASITGKEEVPMEQPGSDGKWDSWDGSASVPMCPRASPYSPGEESGSKRSLVYHLSDGIYGTFSCVLFDSPCPKPLLHKKPCQEHPLCSSSLRGPLGHAEDQITNDAELPELQDGDWLIFQDMGAYTIATSSLCSGCPRPHVTYAMSRLAWKALQLLQGKPPPAEDDHESACTPLSCGWEMVESLCVPPVFTPASII, encoded by the exons ATGAGCGACCAGCTACCGGGGACGCG cgTGCTGCAGATTGAGGAGCCGGAGCCGCTCGAGGAGGCTTCGCGCTGGCGTTGTCACACCTTGACCATGAACGGGTACCTGAACGAATCCAATTTCACGATGGTGGAGGAGGGCTTCACCAGCAGGGACCTCCTGGAGAGCaccctgctggagctgtgccaggcG GGTGACCGGCAGGCCTTCTTCGTGGCAGACCTCGGGGACATCGTGAAGAAACACGTGCGCTTCCTGAAGGCCTTGCCCCGCGTGAAGCCCTACTTCCCCGTGAGGTGCAACAGCAGCGGAGCGGTGATCcggctgctggctgagctggggGCGGGCTTTGCCTGCGCCAACAAG ACAGAGATTGCAGAGGTTCAAAGCATCGGGGTCCCAGCTGACAGGATTTTCTACAGCAGCCCTTGCAAGCAGGTTGCCCACGTCAAATATGCAGCCAGCCACGGTGTGCAGCTGATGACCTTCGACAACGAGGTGGAGCTGGGCAAGGTGGCCAGGAGCCACCCACAAGCTAG GATGCTTTTGGGTATTGCTGCTGACCCCAGCCCTTCTGCCCATCCAAGCATGATGTTTGGGGCCACGCTCAAGTCCTGCCGGCGCCTGCTAGAGTCAGCGAAGGAGCAAGATGTGGAGGTTGTTGGCATCAG CTTTCACCTTGGGAGCCACAGCCTGGAGCCCCAGGTTTTTGCCCAGGCTGTCGCAGAGGCACGGCTGGCATTTGatgtgggcacagagctgggctaCCAAATGCACCTCCTGGACATCGGAGGGGGATTTCCTGGCACCGAGGACACCAGAGCCCAGTTTGAGGAG ATTGCTGCTGTGATAAACTCTGCACTGGACATGTATTTCccagaaggctgtggggtggagATTGTTGCCACACCGGGGCGATACTATGTCACCTCAGCCTTCACCTTTGCAGCCAGCATCACTGGCAAGGAAGAGGTTCCCATGGAGCAGCCAGGCTCTGATGGTAAGTGGGATTCATGGGATGGATCTGCCTCTGTGCCCATGTGCCCCCGAGCCTCTCCCTACTCCCCAGGGGAAGAGTCTGGCAGCAAGAGGAGCCTTGTCTATCACCTCAGCGATGGCATCTACGGTACCTTCAGCTGTGTCCTGTTTGACAGTCCCTGCCCCAAGCCTCTGCTGCACAAG AAGCCCTGCCAAGAGCACCCcttgtgcagcagcagcctcagggGTCCCCTGGGGCACGCAGAGGACCAGATTACCAATGATGCGgagctgcctgagctgcaggatggggacTGGCTGATTTTCCAGGACATGGGTGCCTACACCATCGCAACTTCATCCCTGTGCAGTGGGTGTCCCCGGCCACACGTCACCTATGCCATGTCCCGCCTGGCCTG GAAGgccctccagctcctccaggggAAGCCACCGCCGGCAGAAGATGACCATGAGAGCGCCTGCACTCCGCTCTCATGCGGctgggagatggtggagtccCTCTGCGTTCCCCCGGTCTTCACCCCAGCCAGCATCATCTGA
- the AZIN2 gene encoding antizyme inhibitor 2 isoform X1, with translation MQAKADTGHLHVWQGWLCCWETLAAARQRAESVPDISLPTSPGQHPYQAGAAQLLSAQSLVALEAVLQSVLQIEEPEPLEEASRWRCHTLTMNGYLNESNFTMVEEGFTSRDLLESTLLELCQAGDRQAFFVADLGDIVKKHVRFLKALPRVKPYFPVRCNSSGAVIRLLAELGAGFACANKTEIAEVQSIGVPADRIFYSSPCKQVAHVKYAASHGVQLMTFDNEVELGKVARSHPQARMLLGIAADPSPSAHPSMMFGATLKSCRRLLESAKEQDVEVVGISFHLGSHSLEPQVFAQAVAEARLAFDVGTELGYQMHLLDIGGGFPGTEDTRAQFEEIAAVINSALDMYFPEGCGVEIVATPGRYYVTSAFTFAASITGKEEVPMEQPGSDGKWDSWDGSASVPMCPRASPYSPGEESGSKRSLVYHLSDGIYGTFSCVLFDSPCPKPLLHKKPCQEHPLCSSSLRGPLGHAEDQITNDAELPELQDGDWLIFQDMGAYTIATSSLCSGCPRPHVTYAMSRLAWKALQLLQGKPPPAEDDHESACTPLSCGWEMVESLCVPPVFTPASII, from the exons ATGCAGGCAAAGGCAGACACAGGGCATCTGCATGTTTGGcagggctggctctgctgctgggaaacGCTGGCAGCAGCACGACAGAGGGCAGAGTCAGTCCCTGACATCTCCCTGCCCACCTCCCCTGGCCAACATCCCTACCAGGCAGGCGCTGCTCAGCTTTTATCTGCACAAAGCCTCGTTGCCCTGGAAGCGGTGCTTCAGAG cgTGCTGCAGATTGAGGAGCCGGAGCCGCTCGAGGAGGCTTCGCGCTGGCGTTGTCACACCTTGACCATGAACGGGTACCTGAACGAATCCAATTTCACGATGGTGGAGGAGGGCTTCACCAGCAGGGACCTCCTGGAGAGCaccctgctggagctgtgccaggcG GGTGACCGGCAGGCCTTCTTCGTGGCAGACCTCGGGGACATCGTGAAGAAACACGTGCGCTTCCTGAAGGCCTTGCCCCGCGTGAAGCCCTACTTCCCCGTGAGGTGCAACAGCAGCGGAGCGGTGATCcggctgctggctgagctggggGCGGGCTTTGCCTGCGCCAACAAG ACAGAGATTGCAGAGGTTCAAAGCATCGGGGTCCCAGCTGACAGGATTTTCTACAGCAGCCCTTGCAAGCAGGTTGCCCACGTCAAATATGCAGCCAGCCACGGTGTGCAGCTGATGACCTTCGACAACGAGGTGGAGCTGGGCAAGGTGGCCAGGAGCCACCCACAAGCTAG GATGCTTTTGGGTATTGCTGCTGACCCCAGCCCTTCTGCCCATCCAAGCATGATGTTTGGGGCCACGCTCAAGTCCTGCCGGCGCCTGCTAGAGTCAGCGAAGGAGCAAGATGTGGAGGTTGTTGGCATCAG CTTTCACCTTGGGAGCCACAGCCTGGAGCCCCAGGTTTTTGCCCAGGCTGTCGCAGAGGCACGGCTGGCATTTGatgtgggcacagagctgggctaCCAAATGCACCTCCTGGACATCGGAGGGGGATTTCCTGGCACCGAGGACACCAGAGCCCAGTTTGAGGAG ATTGCTGCTGTGATAAACTCTGCACTGGACATGTATTTCccagaaggctgtggggtggagATTGTTGCCACACCGGGGCGATACTATGTCACCTCAGCCTTCACCTTTGCAGCCAGCATCACTGGCAAGGAAGAGGTTCCCATGGAGCAGCCAGGCTCTGATGGTAAGTGGGATTCATGGGATGGATCTGCCTCTGTGCCCATGTGCCCCCGAGCCTCTCCCTACTCCCCAGGGGAAGAGTCTGGCAGCAAGAGGAGCCTTGTCTATCACCTCAGCGATGGCATCTACGGTACCTTCAGCTGTGTCCTGTTTGACAGTCCCTGCCCCAAGCCTCTGCTGCACAAG AAGCCCTGCCAAGAGCACCCcttgtgcagcagcagcctcagggGTCCCCTGGGGCACGCAGAGGACCAGATTACCAATGATGCGgagctgcctgagctgcaggatggggacTGGCTGATTTTCCAGGACATGGGTGCCTACACCATCGCAACTTCATCCCTGTGCAGTGGGTGTCCCCGGCCACACGTCACCTATGCCATGTCCCGCCTGGCCTG GAAGgccctccagctcctccaggggAAGCCACCGCCGGCAGAAGATGACCATGAGAGCGCCTGCACTCCGCTCTCATGCGGctgggagatggtggagtccCTCTGCGTTCCCCCGGTCTTCACCCCAGCCAGCATCATCTGA
- the AZIN2 gene encoding antizyme inhibitor 2 isoform X4 yields MQAKADTGHLHVWQGWLCCWETLAAARQRAESVPDISLPTSPGQHPYQAGAAQLLSAQSLVALEAVLQSVLQIEEPEPLEEASRWRCHTLTMNGYLNESNFTMVEEGFTSRDLLESTLLELCQAGDRQAFFVADLGDIVKKHVRFLKALPRVKPYFPVRCNSSGAVIRLLAELGAGFACANKTEIAEVQSIGVPADRIFYSSPCKQVAHVKYAASHGVQLMTFDNEVELGKVARSHPQARMLLGIAADPSPSAHPSMMFGATLKSCRRLLESAKEQDVEVVGISFHLGSHSLEPQVFAQAVAEARLAFDVGTELGYQMHLLDIGGGFPGTEDTRAQFEEIAAVINSALDMYFPEGCGVEIVATPGRYYVTSAFTFAASITGKEEVPMEQPGSDGEESGSKRSLVYHLSDGIYGTFSCVLFDSPCPKPLLHKKPCQEHPLCSSSLRGPLGHAEDQITNDAELPELQDGDWLIFQDMGAYTIATSSLCSGCPRPHVTYAMSRLAWKALQLLQGKPPPAEDDHESACTPLSCGWEMVESLCVPPVFTPASII; encoded by the exons ATGCAGGCAAAGGCAGACACAGGGCATCTGCATGTTTGGcagggctggctctgctgctgggaaacGCTGGCAGCAGCACGACAGAGGGCAGAGTCAGTCCCTGACATCTCCCTGCCCACCTCCCCTGGCCAACATCCCTACCAGGCAGGCGCTGCTCAGCTTTTATCTGCACAAAGCCTCGTTGCCCTGGAAGCGGTGCTTCAGAG cgTGCTGCAGATTGAGGAGCCGGAGCCGCTCGAGGAGGCTTCGCGCTGGCGTTGTCACACCTTGACCATGAACGGGTACCTGAACGAATCCAATTTCACGATGGTGGAGGAGGGCTTCACCAGCAGGGACCTCCTGGAGAGCaccctgctggagctgtgccaggcG GGTGACCGGCAGGCCTTCTTCGTGGCAGACCTCGGGGACATCGTGAAGAAACACGTGCGCTTCCTGAAGGCCTTGCCCCGCGTGAAGCCCTACTTCCCCGTGAGGTGCAACAGCAGCGGAGCGGTGATCcggctgctggctgagctggggGCGGGCTTTGCCTGCGCCAACAAG ACAGAGATTGCAGAGGTTCAAAGCATCGGGGTCCCAGCTGACAGGATTTTCTACAGCAGCCCTTGCAAGCAGGTTGCCCACGTCAAATATGCAGCCAGCCACGGTGTGCAGCTGATGACCTTCGACAACGAGGTGGAGCTGGGCAAGGTGGCCAGGAGCCACCCACAAGCTAG GATGCTTTTGGGTATTGCTGCTGACCCCAGCCCTTCTGCCCATCCAAGCATGATGTTTGGGGCCACGCTCAAGTCCTGCCGGCGCCTGCTAGAGTCAGCGAAGGAGCAAGATGTGGAGGTTGTTGGCATCAG CTTTCACCTTGGGAGCCACAGCCTGGAGCCCCAGGTTTTTGCCCAGGCTGTCGCAGAGGCACGGCTGGCATTTGatgtgggcacagagctgggctaCCAAATGCACCTCCTGGACATCGGAGGGGGATTTCCTGGCACCGAGGACACCAGAGCCCAGTTTGAGGAG ATTGCTGCTGTGATAAACTCTGCACTGGACATGTATTTCccagaaggctgtggggtggagATTGTTGCCACACCGGGGCGATACTATGTCACCTCAGCCTTCACCTTTGCAGCCAGCATCACTGGCAAGGAAGAGGTTCCCATGGAGCAGCCAGGCTCTGATG GGGAAGAGTCTGGCAGCAAGAGGAGCCTTGTCTATCACCTCAGCGATGGCATCTACGGTACCTTCAGCTGTGTCCTGTTTGACAGTCCCTGCCCCAAGCCTCTGCTGCACAAG AAGCCCTGCCAAGAGCACCCcttgtgcagcagcagcctcagggGTCCCCTGGGGCACGCAGAGGACCAGATTACCAATGATGCGgagctgcctgagctgcaggatggggacTGGCTGATTTTCCAGGACATGGGTGCCTACACCATCGCAACTTCATCCCTGTGCAGTGGGTGTCCCCGGCCACACGTCACCTATGCCATGTCCCGCCTGGCCTG GAAGgccctccagctcctccaggggAAGCCACCGCCGGCAGAAGATGACCATGAGAGCGCCTGCACTCCGCTCTCATGCGGctgggagatggtggagtccCTCTGCGTTCCCCCGGTCTTCACCCCAGCCAGCATCATCTGA
- the NDUFS5 gene encoding NADH dehydrogenase [ubiquinone] iron-sulfur protein 5 has protein sequence MPFWDLQRQLGIDMDRWLLRQSATQPYGVAGACHAFEREWVECGHGLGQTRARRECQPEYEDFMECMHRTKLAQRLKKILEQRDKMIKEGKYTPPEHHKGEKDSRP, from the exons ATGCCGTTCTGGGACCTGCAGCGACAGCTAGGCATCGACATGGACCGGTGGCTGCTGCGGCAGAGCGCGACGCAGCCGTACGGGGTGGCCGGGGCGTGCCACGCCTTTGAGCGGGAGTGGGTGGAGTGCGGGCACGGCCTGGGCCAGACCCGAGCCCGCCGCGAGTGCCAGCCCGAGTACGAGGACTTCATGGAGTGCATGCACCGCACCAAGCTG GCTCAGCGGTTGAAAAAGATCCTGGAGCAGAGGGACAAGATGATCAAGGAGGGGAAGTACACCCCGCCCGAGCACCACAAGGGTGAGAAGGACAGCCGGCCCTGA